The Carnobacterium sp. 17-4 genome has a window encoding:
- a CDS encoding DegV family protein, whose translation MTKFIITTESGSDISPELIERYNIHVIPMHVTMGSETFDDGSFDVEDVYRFYDQTGTLPKTAGTTPQDNSLAFEQIFANFPEAHIIHIAYSAVTTVSYTSCNIAAEDFKNIHIVDSKNVSGGLTAVIVATAKFIENNPNTTAEEIVAFVEDVRERTRFVFLPQSLLYLKAGGRVSNVAYLGASLLNLHPTIILKDGYLVASKKYRGSFDRCLKNTVKDFIKNYDIDPETLIIGGTKRLSEDHKQLAKSLLQEAGYNDPSWFSAGAVISSHGGPGAFGIIGIEKK comes from the coding sequence ATGACAAAATTTATAATCACCACCGAAAGCGGTTCTGATATATCTCCAGAGCTTATCGAGCGTTACAATATTCATGTTATTCCCATGCATGTTACTATGGGTTCGGAGACCTTTGATGACGGAAGTTTTGACGTTGAAGATGTTTATCGTTTTTATGATCAAACAGGTACCTTACCAAAAACTGCGGGAACTACTCCACAAGATAACAGTCTTGCTTTCGAGCAAATCTTTGCAAATTTTCCAGAAGCTCACATTATCCATATTGCTTACTCAGCAGTCACAACAGTGTCTTATACTTCTTGCAATATTGCAGCTGAAGATTTTAAAAATATCCATATCGTTGATAGTAAAAATGTTTCTGGCGGCTTAACTGCTGTGATTGTTGCAACTGCAAAATTCATTGAAAATAATCCAAATACCACTGCTGAAGAGATTGTTGCTTTTGTGGAAGATGTCCGTGAACGTACACGTTTTGTTTTCTTGCCTCAGTCATTACTTTATCTGAAAGCTGGAGGACGAGTTTCAAATGTAGCCTATCTTGGTGCCTCTCTTTTGAACCTTCACCCTACTATTATTCTTAAGGACGGCTATTTAGTGGCTTCGAAAAAATATCGTGGATCATTTGATCGCTGTTTGAAAAATACCGTTAAAGATTTCATTAAAAACTATGACATTGATCCAGAAACTTTGATTATTGGTGGGACAAAAAGATTGAGTGAAGACCATAAACAACTTGCTAAATCTTTGTTACAAGAAGCAGGTTACAATGACCCTTCTTGGTTCTCAGCTGGTGCTGTTATTTCAAGCCATGGTGGACCTGGAGCTTTTGGTATTATTGGAATCGAAAAGAAATAG
- a CDS encoding ATP-binding protein — translation MVEKKLRKKDAQAIIDSLEAGVVPIRGVQHVLVGRSNEVEEIIATLQKLEDGNSDLRFWVGDFGSGKSFVLRTIESLALQKNFVVSTIDLTPTRRFYDSSGKALALYNEVVNKITIKNNRNGNAIETIVQQWIQGLLEQIAAESELAVATLLEKSNWKLVENIILKTTNSFYSSGLSYEFGQALMKYFEGVAEDNVSLQIEAIRWIRGDITTKTEASKELGIKNIINDSNYLIALKNLAELFLKIGYKGFVINFDESVNLYKLPRSLTREKNYEMILNLYNETKTNEAKGLFINFGATKNTVYDERRGLASYGALKTRFGNELMKNKAYINVNSTVIDLKPLTPEEIFILLKKLLEIYNVANQTALIVKDGDIEEYMEAQLNRPGAEAFLTPRAVIKDYIEILSLLRQNQEYSFTQILTERFGIKTSMVEKDTDDHDEIEVY, via the coding sequence ATGGTTGAAAAGAAACTGAGAAAGAAGGATGCCCAAGCAATTATTGACTCTTTAGAAGCTGGTGTTGTTCCCATTAGAGGAGTACAGCACGTACTAGTAGGGAGAAGCAATGAAGTCGAGGAAATTATCGCCACCTTACAAAAATTAGAAGACGGCAATAGTGATTTGCGTTTTTGGGTGGGGGATTTTGGATCTGGGAAAAGTTTCGTTTTGCGGACGATCGAATCGTTAGCACTTCAAAAGAATTTCGTGGTATCCACAATTGATTTAACTCCAACACGACGTTTTTACGATTCGTCTGGAAAAGCTCTAGCGCTTTATAATGAAGTCGTCAATAAAATAACGATCAAGAATAACCGTAATGGGAATGCAATTGAAACAATCGTACAACAATGGATTCAAGGACTACTCGAGCAGATTGCTGCAGAAAGTGAGCTTGCCGTTGCTACATTGCTAGAAAAATCTAATTGGAAATTAGTGGAAAACATCATTTTAAAGACAACGAACTCTTTTTACTCATCGGGATTATCCTATGAGTTTGGGCAAGCGCTGATGAAATATTTTGAAGGAGTTGCAGAAGACAATGTTTCTCTTCAAATTGAAGCTATTCGATGGATTCGTGGGGATATCACGACCAAAACAGAAGCTTCTAAAGAATTAGGGATCAAAAATATCATCAACGATTCAAATTATCTTATTGCATTAAAAAATCTAGCAGAATTATTTTTGAAAATTGGTTATAAAGGATTTGTCATCAATTTTGATGAATCAGTCAATTTGTACAAATTACCTCGATCGCTGACAAGGGAAAAAAATTATGAAATGATCCTCAATTTGTATAACGAAACAAAAACGAATGAAGCAAAAGGATTATTTATAAATTTTGGAGCAACGAAAAATACGGTGTATGATGAGCGAAGAGGCTTAGCAAGCTATGGCGCTTTGAAAACACGATTTGGCAATGAGCTGATGAAAAATAAAGCTTATATTAATGTAAATAGTACCGTTATCGATTTGAAGCCACTGACTCCTGAAGAAATTTTTATTCTTTTGAAAAAGCTGTTGGAAATATACAATGTCGCTAATCAAACTGCTTTAATTGTAAAGGATGGCGATATTGAAGAATACATGGAAGCACAGTTGAACCGCCCAGGTGCAGAGGCCTTCTTGACACCGCGTGCGGTAATTAAAGATTACATTGAAATTTTATCTCTACTACGCCAAAACCAGGAGTACTCCTTTACTCAAATTCTTACTGAACGCTTTGGAATAAAGACTTCCATGGTGGAGAAAGACACTGATGACCATGATGAAATAGAGGTTTACTGA
- a CDS encoding metal ABC transporter solute-binding protein, Zn/Mn family, whose amino-acid sequence MKRKWFVSSMLSLVAGVILFGCGLERSNSEAKNSSELSVVTTFYPVYEFTKEVAGDRADVSMIIKPGTDAHGFEPSARDVAAINDADVFVYSSGEMEPWVGSLMSSLDSEDLIAVRTADADNFISTETHEHEHTDSSDHSDESLEVDVDGDLPTTVEVNGLVGHYHTGDIVQLVSDSTEMKDSTKLQWYIREANADWKAISDQTQETFEYETTGESFDVKVVFSDKAGTPYAESAPVEIVLDDHEGSDPHIWLDPVLAQDQVTVIKEALIQADPEGKAIYEENAEKFILELQKLDEEYKTALSSATNRVFVVQHQAFGYIAQRYNLEQIAVGGISTEVEPSPSRIAEISELVKEYDVPVIYYQQGADSSIAQTVGQETDTDIEVLYDLESVSQEMQDEGMDYLSLMRKNLEALQLSIH is encoded by the coding sequence ATGAAAAGAAAATGGTTTGTTTCAAGTATGCTCAGTTTAGTTGCAGGTGTGATCCTTTTTGGATGTGGACTAGAGCGATCTAACAGCGAAGCAAAGAATAGCTCAGAATTATCAGTTGTTACCACTTTTTACCCAGTTTATGAATTTACAAAAGAAGTAGCTGGTGATCGCGCTGATGTTTCTATGATCATAAAACCTGGAACTGATGCTCACGGTTTTGAACCAAGTGCTCGAGATGTTGCTGCTATAAATGATGCAGATGTGTTTGTTTACAGTAGTGGTGAAATGGAGCCTTGGGTTGGTAGCCTGATGAGTTCACTTGATAGTGAAGACCTTATTGCTGTTCGTACAGCTGATGCTGATAATTTTATTAGTACTGAAACGCATGAACATGAGCATACAGATAGCAGTGATCACAGTGATGAGTCCCTTGAAGTGGATGTGGATGGAGATCTGCCTACTACCGTTGAAGTTAATGGACTAGTTGGTCACTACCATACTGGAGATATTGTTCAACTTGTTTCCGATTCAACTGAGATGAAAGATTCAACTAAACTACAGTGGTATATTCGTGAAGCTAACGCAGACTGGAAGGCCATCTCAGATCAAACACAGGAAACATTTGAGTATGAAACAACTGGCGAAAGTTTTGACGTCAAAGTTGTCTTTTCTGACAAAGCTGGTACTCCATACGCTGAATCAGCTCCTGTTGAGATCGTTCTCGATGATCATGAAGGTTCAGATCCTCACATCTGGCTAGATCCAGTATTAGCTCAAGACCAAGTGACTGTAATCAAAGAGGCATTGATTCAAGCTGACCCTGAGGGAAAAGCTATATATGAAGAAAACGCTGAAAAATTTATTTTAGAACTTCAAAAATTAGATGAAGAGTATAAAACAGCTTTGTCTTCTGCAACTAATCGTGTGTTTGTCGTTCAACATCAAGCATTCGGATATATTGCTCAGCGATACAACTTAGAACAAATTGCTGTGGGAGGCATTTCTACTGAAGTAGAACCTAGCCCCTCACGTATTGCGGAAATCAGTGAATTAGTTAAGGAATATGACGTTCCAGTTATTTATTACCAACAAGGTGCAGACTCTTCTATTGCACAAACAGTAGGACAAGAAACAGATACTGATATAGAAGTTTTATATGACCTTGAAAGTGTCTCTCAAGAAATGCAAGACGAAGGAATGGACTATCTAAGTTTAATGCGTAAGAATTTGGAGGCTTTACAATTAAGCATTCATTGA
- a CDS encoding TPM domain-containing protein, whose translation MHTFNDKPFPIIRIVFTALFSLLFLHAQPAAAAELPEVSPDFYYYDEAGILTPETKEIILTINEQYNQTIEKPQIIVAVIKSLDGETIENYSVDLFEKWKIGNSDYENGVLILLAAEEREIRLEVGYGLEGTLTDGKTGIILDDNLAYLRNNLFDAGLQEIFRDTTTEINNEYHYEIETSSIPVVTETPITPPRDNGFIPSTIRFFKSLKPFNVLIIIVCIGFVIFTPGSGGSSKVGRNRTRSGSSKKSSRRSGGGGRSGGGGSSRKF comes from the coding sequence ATGCATACTTTTAATGATAAACCGTTCCCTATAATTCGGATTGTTTTTACTGCCTTATTTTCCCTCTTATTCTTACACGCTCAACCAGCAGCTGCAGCTGAATTACCAGAAGTTTCGCCTGATTTTTATTATTATGATGAAGCTGGGATTTTGACTCCAGAGACAAAAGAAATTATTCTAACGATAAATGAACAATACAACCAAACTATTGAGAAACCTCAAATAATCGTAGCAGTTATCAAATCATTAGATGGAGAAACAATTGAAAACTATAGTGTCGACCTTTTTGAAAAATGGAAAATTGGAAATAGTGACTATGAAAATGGTGTTTTGATTTTATTAGCAGCAGAGGAACGAGAAATTCGGCTTGAAGTGGGATATGGTTTAGAAGGTACTTTAACAGATGGGAAAACTGGAATAATATTAGATGATAATCTAGCTTATTTACGCAACAATTTATTCGATGCTGGTCTACAAGAAATCTTTAGAGATACTACAACCGAAATAAACAATGAATACCATTATGAAATTGAAACTTCTAGCATTCCAGTAGTCACGGAAACACCCATCACTCCTCCACGCGATAATGGTTTTATTCCCTCCACTATCCGTTTTTTTAAGAGTTTAAAACCATTTAACGTGCTTATTATTATTGTATGTATCGGTTTTGTTATTTTCACACCTGGTAGTGGCGGGAGTTCAAAAGTTGGAAGAAATAGAACTCGTTCTGGAAGCAGTAAAAAGTCAAGTAGACGTTCCGGTGGCGGTGGTCGTTCTGGCGGCGGTGGTTCTAGCCGGAAATTTTAA
- a CDS encoding DEAD/DEAH box helicase translates to MQAFDSLKRDIQHYIYDKGWSKLTRIQSASIKQIADTDHNLILSAPTASGKTEAAFIPAVNGVEDWDAGLKILYISPLKALINDQFQRISELCLYLDVPITRWHGEASQAQKRKVVKDPKGILLITPESIEGMLVNRPGEAQQLFQGVEWIIIDELHSFLGTERGIHLQSLIQRISLFMQNPRFIAMSATLSKIDFSYAKDFFGSNRNTDILVDSDKNDLLVTIDYTSGEAGPFISRKSLAAIYQYSQKETMLVFPNSRNKVEEITHKLEKMATKENFPIRYFAHHSSVDKVLREEVEFFAKNNEQNLFTITCTSTLELGIDIGTVDSVVQYNSPPSTSSLSQRLGRSGRRTHQSILHIVEDDPWDMLQTYSALDLLERKKMDATEMIDVPYNALAHQIMAILFQKTSVRLEQLRQMNKFFPVWTEISDADLVTLIDYMVEKEFIEIMGEEAIVGLEGERLLRFRDFYAMFLTTSDFSVHYQHERIGSLPFTPDIQLESKILLAGRVWNVKDIDIKAKRIMVEKTTEGKAPKFISDAGFVSNEVRENMEMLLKNRTYASLNNEKINQDFEFMKSKMVYDDGNYWYEDNQANIGVVTFKGTRFNIALLLLIKSVAEEEGEYQLQDKYSLITGPNMKKMMERLNKNEGSLDTVVAYLEKNEKTIEELIVHQKFMQLVPKSLKIKWILKNFFLREL, encoded by the coding sequence ATGCAAGCTTTTGATAGTTTAAAAAGAGATATTCAACACTATATATACGATAAAGGCTGGTCAAAATTAACTAGAATACAAAGTGCATCTATCAAACAAATCGCTGATACAGATCATAATCTCATTTTGTCTGCGCCGACCGCTTCAGGAAAAACAGAAGCAGCTTTTATTCCGGCAGTAAATGGTGTGGAAGATTGGGATGCTGGACTTAAGATATTGTACATTTCACCATTAAAAGCCTTAATAAATGACCAATTTCAACGCATTAGTGAACTATGTCTATATTTAGATGTTCCAATTACCAGATGGCATGGTGAGGCATCCCAAGCACAAAAAAGAAAGGTTGTAAAAGATCCAAAAGGTATTCTACTGATTACACCCGAGTCTATTGAAGGTATGCTAGTGAACCGTCCTGGTGAAGCACAACAGTTATTTCAAGGGGTAGAATGGATTATCATTGATGAACTGCATAGTTTTCTGGGAACGGAACGTGGGATCCACCTTCAATCCCTGATACAGCGGATTAGTCTATTCATGCAGAATCCACGATTCATTGCAATGAGTGCGACCCTAAGCAAGATAGATTTTAGTTATGCAAAAGATTTCTTTGGAAGCAATCGCAACACAGATATTCTCGTAGACTCTGATAAAAATGATCTACTCGTTACAATAGACTATACAAGTGGCGAAGCAGGCCCATTTATTTCAAGAAAATCTTTAGCCGCTATCTATCAGTATTCCCAAAAAGAAACGATGTTGGTTTTTCCAAATTCGCGGAATAAAGTAGAAGAAATCACCCATAAATTGGAAAAAATGGCTACGAAAGAGAATTTTCCTATTCGATACTTTGCACATCACTCATCAGTGGATAAAGTCTTACGAGAAGAAGTTGAATTTTTTGCGAAAAACAACGAGCAGAATCTGTTTACGATTACTTGTACTTCGACGTTAGAATTGGGAATAGACATTGGAACAGTGGATAGCGTGGTACAGTATAACTCACCTCCATCCACATCCTCTCTCAGCCAACGTTTAGGGCGAAGTGGCCGTAGAACGCATCAGAGCATCTTACATATCGTGGAAGATGACCCTTGGGACATGCTTCAAACTTATTCGGCTTTGGATTTACTGGAAAGAAAAAAAATGGACGCTACGGAAATGATTGATGTGCCATACAATGCATTGGCACATCAGATTATGGCCATACTTTTCCAAAAAACAAGTGTGCGACTAGAGCAATTAAGGCAAATGAACAAATTTTTTCCAGTATGGACAGAGATTTCAGATGCCGATTTAGTTACCTTAATTGACTATATGGTAGAAAAAGAGTTCATCGAAATCATGGGTGAAGAAGCAATTGTGGGCTTAGAAGGGGAACGATTGCTACGCTTCAGAGATTTCTATGCCATGTTTCTGACAACCAGTGATTTTTCCGTTCATTACCAACATGAGCGTATCGGTAGTCTACCGTTTACACCTGACATTCAACTCGAAAGTAAAATTTTGTTGGCAGGTAGGGTATGGAATGTAAAAGATATAGACATTAAAGCAAAACGTATTATGGTCGAAAAGACAACAGAAGGAAAGGCCCCAAAATTTATCAGTGACGCAGGATTTGTTTCCAATGAAGTGCGGGAAAATATGGAAATGCTGTTAAAAAATAGAACATACGCAAGCTTAAACAATGAGAAAATCAACCAGGATTTTGAGTTTATGAAAAGTAAAATGGTCTATGATGACGGGAATTATTGGTACGAGGATAATCAAGCTAATATTGGTGTCGTAACCTTTAAAGGAACTCGTTTTAATATCGCATTATTACTTCTTATTAAAAGTGTTGCTGAGGAGGAAGGGGAATACCAATTGCAAGACAAGTATTCTTTGATCACAGGTCCGAATATGAAAAAGATGATGGAACGACTGAACAAGAATGAAGGTTCTCTGGATACGGTCGTGGCATACCTAGAGAAGAACGAGAAGACTATTGAAGAATTAATTGTCCACCAAAAATTTATGCAATTAGTACCTAAATCATTGAAAATAAAGTGGATTTTGAAAAACTTTTTTCTACGTGAGTTGTGA
- the lacC gene encoding tagatose-6-phosphate kinase gives MILTVTMNPSIDISYSIKELKLDDINRVSQVSKTAGGKGLNVTRVVHELGGPVKATGIVGGHLGNQLKEQLDLTDIEHDFYPILQETRNSIAVLHDEHNQTEILESGPTVKEAEVEGFVEVFQRLLSKTNLLTISGSLAKGLPTDFYVRLIMLAEEKGIDTLLDTSGEALKEVLKGKTKPKLIKPNLTELSDLLQMQLDSKQPEVLKQALNHSLFAGVEWIVVTLGGDGAIVKHNDLFYRATIPKIDVINPVGSGDATIAGLAYALSRYDSDEKTIKTGMTTGMLNALEPVTGHINTKHFQTLYSQIIVEPF, from the coding sequence TTGATACTGACGGTAACAATGAACCCTTCTATCGACATTTCGTATTCCATTAAAGAACTTAAACTAGATGACATTAACCGAGTCTCTCAAGTTTCAAAAACAGCAGGAGGGAAAGGTTTGAACGTTACCCGTGTTGTTCATGAGCTTGGTGGACCGGTTAAAGCTACTGGAATAGTAGGAGGACATCTTGGAAATCAACTCAAAGAACAGCTAGATTTAACTGATATTGAGCATGATTTCTATCCTATCTTACAAGAAACTAGAAATTCAATCGCTGTATTGCATGATGAGCACAACCAAACCGAAATACTTGAGTCTGGTCCAACGGTGAAAGAAGCTGAGGTTGAAGGATTCGTAGAGGTTTTTCAGCGGTTATTGAGTAAAACCAACTTGTTAACTATTTCTGGAAGTTTGGCAAAAGGATTGCCAACTGATTTCTATGTTCGGCTTATTATGTTGGCAGAAGAAAAAGGTATTGATACTTTGCTAGATACTTCTGGAGAGGCTTTGAAAGAAGTACTAAAAGGAAAGACAAAACCTAAATTGATTAAGCCAAACTTGACTGAACTCAGCGATTTATTACAGATGCAACTGGATAGCAAACAACCAGAAGTATTAAAGCAAGCTTTAAATCATTCACTGTTTGCAGGAGTTGAATGGATTGTTGTGACTCTAGGAGGCGATGGAGCCATCGTGAAACACAATGATTTGTTTTATCGTGCAACGATTCCAAAGATTGATGTCATTAATCCAGTTGGGTCTGGTGATGCAACGATTGCTGGATTAGCTTACGCCTTAAGTCGTTACGATTCTGATGAGAAAACAATAAAGACTGGAATGACAACGGGCATGTTAAATGCTTTAGAACCTGTTACTGGACACATTAATACAAAACATTTTCAAACACTCTATAGCCAAATAATTGTTGAACCATTTTAA
- a CDS encoding ZinT family metal-binding protein, translated as MKKKLSQYIGLVAVSILLVACGDNVASDQESQSSMSDLATESYENQIIEINGLADHYHTGDSVELSALPEKETETTQWQWYTRENEESEWKVVSGQRTKDFIGEATADGLEIKAALVDDNDEPYAESEPAKIVIDDHHGHDEASKQIYAGYFEDDQVENRELSDFEGEWQSVFPYLQSGDLDEVFEHKAEESDAMTAAEYKDYYTIGYETTVDQVVIEGNQVTFYDDEKDYSGTYENDGYEILNYEKGNRGVRFVFKLVDGSDEMPEYIQFSDHNIFPEESHHYHLFWGDDRDTVLEEMDNWPTYYPADLDATGLVQDMLAH; from the coding sequence ATGAAAAAAAAGTTAAGTCAGTACATAGGATTGGTTGCTGTTAGTATTCTATTAGTAGCATGTGGAGACAATGTTGCTTCAGACCAAGAGTCACAAAGTAGTATGAGTGATCTAGCTACTGAAAGTTATGAAAATCAAATTATTGAAATCAATGGTTTAGCAGATCATTACCATACAGGTGATTCTGTTGAACTAAGTGCTCTGCCAGAAAAAGAAACTGAAACAACTCAGTGGCAGTGGTATACAAGAGAAAACGAAGAAAGCGAGTGGAAAGTTGTTTCTGGTCAAAGAACTAAAGACTTTATTGGAGAAGCTACTGCTGATGGGTTAGAAATCAAAGCTGCCTTAGTAGATGATAATGATGAGCCTTATGCTGAATCGGAACCTGCTAAAATTGTTATTGATGACCACCATGGTCATGATGAAGCGAGCAAACAAATCTATGCAGGCTATTTTGAAGATGATCAAGTAGAAAATCGTGAACTATCCGATTTTGAAGGAGAATGGCAATCTGTCTTTCCTTACCTTCAGTCTGGTGATTTAGATGAGGTCTTTGAACATAAAGCGGAAGAAAGTGACGCTATGACTGCTGCAGAATACAAAGACTACTACACTATTGGATATGAAACGACTGTTGATCAAGTTGTTATTGAGGGAAATCAAGTTACTTTTTATGATGATGAGAAAGACTATTCGGGAACTTACGAAAATGATGGCTATGAAATACTTAATTACGAAAAAGGAAATAGAGGCGTACGTTTTGTCTTTAAATTAGTTGACGGTTCAGACGAAATGCCTGAATACATTCAATTTAGTGACCACAATATTTTCCCGGAAGAATCTCACCATTATCATTTATTCTGGGGAGATGACAGAGACACAGTTTTAGAAGAAATGGATAACTGGCCAACTTATTATCCTGCTGACTTAGATGCAACTGGACTTGTTCAAGATATGTTAGCTCACTAA
- a CDS encoding tellurite resistance TerB C-terminal domain-containing protein, producing the protein MFEFLNNLFQKKQLTEQQKMSIIELVDNEESFINPRDVIVKKKQFKKDEKKAWARYITPYIRMNDNFTPQLEREIDALFNRICDVVDVELKKKRKNIKHVKSEHYYYRESVFDEIYRLSKDVVCSYYRQESKASADFISYLIKTMLSKDICHFLMKEIDEHRQSLPFPDEETREQFRLTSFGTKIIWWDPSGELRNEQIFNSTEMNYFNKLMKRPTKFTELPALMTLCLQKYTELLQIVLDDLEDETISWKIKPNNYFRQYFQLPMDDSRLWNETNRLSADIYLFTENSIRKEIEGFRLLAAEESQQSLQKYLPKETVQKIQENLNQKTDLDFDYPTIISLRTVYKTAWNEAANFIIDQPVGKVSMFLEDIAKDPDLKKIATKVIKNSTDSNKHRVVIFLMEKRELPLIKAQQKQRDDFIHSTRQEEYQELLIAQELVYENLPALLDKLAQPARRKIKLDNELITASNSALYNIIDMVDDYLGEEEINPDRVPNTLVYKEISVATEQLESNNAVSVSILEEANANEQEVSQPTEQMEFLSYLVRNNGISLEKFKQQAANKGKLYQAYLNELNEILYEVFDDQVLTIYQQQILIEDDFMEEMREWIDG; encoded by the coding sequence ATGTTTGAATTTCTAAACAATTTATTTCAAAAAAAGCAACTAACCGAACAACAAAAAATGTCCATAATCGAACTAGTAGATAATGAAGAATCCTTTATTAATCCAAGAGATGTTATTGTGAAAAAGAAACAGTTTAAAAAGGATGAAAAAAAAGCATGGGCAAGATATATTACGCCCTATATAAGAATGAATGATAATTTCACCCCTCAATTAGAACGAGAAATTGATGCATTATTTAATAGAATATGTGATGTTGTTGATGTGGAATTGAAAAAGAAACGTAAAAATATCAAACATGTGAAGTCTGAGCATTACTATTATCGGGAATCTGTTTTTGACGAAATTTATCGGCTATCCAAAGATGTAGTCTGTTCATATTACAGACAAGAGAGTAAAGCATCGGCTGATTTTATATCTTATCTAATAAAGACTATGCTATCTAAGGATATCTGTCACTTTCTTATGAAAGAAATCGATGAACACCGTCAAAGCCTTCCCTTTCCGGATGAAGAAACGAGAGAACAATTTAGATTAACCTCCTTTGGTACAAAAATTATCTGGTGGGATCCATCAGGAGAGTTACGAAATGAACAGATATTTAATAGTACTGAAATGAATTATTTCAATAAATTAATGAAAAGACCCACCAAGTTTACTGAACTACCAGCCCTTATGACCCTTTGTTTGCAGAAATACACAGAACTGTTACAAATTGTATTAGATGACTTAGAAGATGAAACAATTAGCTGGAAAATAAAGCCTAATAATTATTTCAGGCAATATTTCCAGTTGCCAATGGATGATTCTCGTCTTTGGAATGAAACCAATCGTCTATCAGCTGATATCTATCTCTTTACTGAAAACAGTATTCGCAAAGAAATCGAAGGGTTTCGTTTGTTAGCTGCTGAAGAGAGCCAACAAAGTCTGCAAAAGTATTTGCCAAAAGAAACCGTTCAGAAAATCCAAGAGAATCTGAACCAAAAGACTGATTTAGACTTTGATTACCCAACCATAATAAGTTTGAGAACGGTGTACAAGACTGCATGGAATGAAGCGGCTAATTTTATTATTGATCAACCAGTTGGAAAAGTTAGTATGTTTCTTGAAGATATAGCCAAAGATCCAGATTTGAAAAAAATAGCCACTAAGGTAATCAAAAATAGCACCGATTCGAATAAACACAGGGTAGTTATTTTCTTAATGGAAAAGAGGGAATTGCCATTAATAAAAGCACAACAAAAGCAACGTGATGACTTCATTCATTCAACCCGACAAGAAGAGTATCAAGAGTTGTTGATTGCCCAAGAGTTAGTTTACGAAAATCTACCAGCATTGTTGGATAAACTAGCGCAGCCGGCACGAAGAAAAATCAAGTTGGACAATGAATTGATCACCGCATCCAATTCAGCGCTGTATAATATCATTGATATGGTGGATGATTATTTGGGTGAGGAAGAAATAAATCCAGATAGAGTTCCAAACACTCTTGTTTACAAGGAGATATCGGTGGCAACAGAGCAGTTGGAATCTAACAATGCTGTGTCTGTCTCTATTTTAGAAGAGGCGAATGCGAATGAACAAGAAGTAAGCCAACCAACGGAGCAAATGGAATTCTTGAGCTACTTAGTGCGAAACAATGGAATATCTTTAGAAAAGTTTAAACAACAAGCTGCTAACAAAGGCAAGCTCTATCAAGCATATCTTAATGAATTAAATGAAATTTTATACGAAGTATTTGATGATCAAGTATTAACTATTTATCAACAGCAAATACTTATTGAGGATGATTTTATGGAAGAAATGAGGGAATGGATCGATGGTTGA
- a CDS encoding GAP family protein, whose amino-acid sequence MLKKTHHIWYYIVTLFLTNYLASFVFYTGVSILNEQFLTTYWTMLKFPTAVLAFIAGSILIWYSIRSFLINWKTRQFLMDKSDNESKELELKFSEKKITPASLIGIGFTTTVVEFSTAAPFIAYLTVVQQFQPTLGQLLLLLLIYNLIFSWPLFALYFLFVGFQTTFEKIYTRMNFVLQMVSAFLLPILFFIIAFLLITYAINAFFSL is encoded by the coding sequence TTGTTAAAAAAAACACACCACATTTGGTATTACATTGTAACGTTGTTTTTAACAAACTATTTAGCTAGTTTCGTTTTCTATACCGGTGTATCCATTTTAAATGAACAGTTTTTGACAACCTATTGGACGATGCTTAAATTTCCAACTGCAGTCTTAGCCTTTATTGCTGGTAGTATTCTTATTTGGTACAGTATTCGTTCTTTTTTAATCAATTGGAAAACTAGACAGTTTCTTATGGATAAGAGTGATAATGAGTCAAAAGAACTAGAATTGAAGTTTTCTGAAAAAAAAATCACTCCAGCTTCTTTGATAGGTATTGGTTTTACAACTACGGTCGTTGAATTTTCAACAGCTGCTCCTTTTATTGCCTATTTGACAGTTGTTCAGCAATTTCAACCGACACTTGGTCAATTATTATTGCTACTACTAATCTATAACCTTATTTTTTCTTGGCCTTTATTTGCCTTGTATTTTCTGTTTGTAGGTTTTCAAACAACCTTTGAAAAGATATACACACGTATGAACTTTGTGCTACAAATGGTTTCAGCTTTTCTACTTCCCATTTTATTTTTCATTATTGCCTTTTTATTAATAACATATGCAATAAACGCCTTTTTCAGCTTATAA